One genomic segment of Desulfonatronum thioautotrophicum includes these proteins:
- a CDS encoding peptide chain release factor 3, whose amino-acid sequence MNTLQKEVARRRTFAIISHPDAGKTTLTEKLLLFGGAIHMAGAVKAKKNTRGATSDWMAVERERGISVTSSVMKFEYDGHEINLLDTPGHQDFSEDTYRVLTAVDSVLMVIDSAKGVEVQTRKLMEVCRMRNTPIMTFINKLDRDGLEPIELLDDIETNLGIECAPLTWPVGMGKGFKGVYDLRRDELRFFVPDGQKSTRPTNVVNVKGLDDPQLDELLGRDAQELRGDAELLAGAGHPFDHERYLAARQTPVFFGSAINNFGVQELLDTFVELAPPPQPREAETGTNGSAGTRLVSPLEPDFSGVVFKIQANMDPAHRDRIAFLRIISGHFEKGMRVRHHRIGKDVQIANATIFMAHDRSGVEEAWPGDIIGVHNHGTIKIGDTFSIKEPLKFTGIPSFAPEHFRRVRLRDPMRAKQLEKGLLQLCEEGAVQVFRPLRTNDYLLGAVGPLQFEVTMARLKDEYNVDAGYEPIDITGARWISGGRDAKKFIADNGRDIATDIDGDMVYLVSNPWRLERLLETYGDVDLRTIKEHR is encoded by the coding sequence ATGAACACACTCCAGAAAGAAGTCGCCCGGCGGCGTACGTTCGCCATTATCAGCCACCCGGACGCCGGGAAAACCACGCTCACGGAAAAACTGCTCCTGTTCGGCGGGGCTATTCATATGGCCGGAGCGGTCAAGGCCAAGAAGAACACCCGTGGGGCCACCTCGGACTGGATGGCCGTGGAGCGGGAGCGGGGTATTTCCGTGACCTCGTCGGTGATGAAGTTCGAGTATGACGGCCACGAGATCAACCTGCTGGACACTCCCGGTCACCAGGATTTTTCCGAGGATACCTACCGGGTGCTCACGGCGGTGGATTCCGTGTTGATGGTCATTGACAGCGCCAAAGGCGTGGAGGTGCAGACCAGGAAACTGATGGAGGTCTGCAGGATGCGCAATACGCCGATCATGACCTTTATCAACAAGCTGGACCGGGACGGTCTGGAGCCCATCGAACTTTTGGATGACATTGAGACCAACCTGGGCATTGAATGTGCGCCGTTGACCTGGCCCGTGGGCATGGGCAAGGGGTTCAAGGGCGTGTACGACCTGCGCCGGGACGAGCTGCGCTTTTTCGTGCCCGACGGACAGAAGTCCACCCGGCCCACGAATGTGGTGAACGTCAAGGGGCTGGACGATCCCCAGCTGGATGAACTGCTGGGCCGGGACGCCCAGGAACTCCGGGGGGACGCGGAGTTGCTGGCCGGAGCCGGACACCCTTTTGATCATGAGCGCTATCTGGCCGCCCGGCAGACGCCGGTCTTCTTCGGCAGCGCCATCAACAATTTCGGGGTCCAGGAGCTGCTGGACACGTTCGTCGAACTGGCCCCGCCTCCCCAGCCGCGGGAAGCCGAGACCGGAACCAACGGCAGCGCGGGCACCCGGCTGGTCTCCCCGCTGGAACCGGATTTTTCCGGCGTGGTCTTCAAGATCCAGGCGAACATGGATCCGGCTCACCGGGACCGGATCGCCTTTTTGCGGATCATCTCCGGCCATTTCGAAAAAGGCATGCGGGTGCGGCACCACCGCATCGGCAAGGACGTCCAGATCGCCAACGCCACGATTTTCATGGCCCACGACCGCAGCGGCGTGGAAGAGGCCTGGCCCGGGGACATCATCGGGGTCCACAACCATGGCACCATCAAGATCGGGGACACCTTTTCCATCAAGGAGCCGTTGAAGTTCACCGGCATTCCCAGTTTTGCCCCGGAGCATTTCCGTCGGGTCCGACTCAGGGATCCCATGCGGGCCAAACAGCTGGAAAAGGGGCTTTTGCAGCTCTGCGAGGAGGGCGCGGTGCAGGTTTTCCGCCCTTTGCGCACCAACGATTACCTGCTGGGCGCCGTTGGGCCGTTGCAGTTCGAGGTGACCATGGCCCGGCTCAAGGATGAGTACAACGTGGACGCCGGATACGAGCCCATCGACATCACCGGAGCGCGCTGGATTTCCGGAGGCAGGGACGCCAAGAAGTTCATCGCGGACAATGGCCGGGACATTGCCACGGACATCGACGGAGACATGGTCTACCTCGTGTCCAACCCCTGGCGGCTTGAGCGGCTTTTGGAGACCTATGGCGACGTTGATCTGCGGACCATTAAGGAGCACCGGTGA